From Solanum lycopersicum chromosome 4, SLM_r2.1:
taatattatatATCTATTGTCTTACGTGACTCATTTATCTTGTAATTTTATATACGTATTAATGTATGTAGCACACTCTGCGACTTTATGTAATTGAGGCGCGTTGAAGATGTTTGTGTATCTTGTAAGCTAAAAGATgtataaagttatatatataaaaaagatagatcGGAATAATTGAATTTTAGTTTGGTTAAGGTGTGTGTTTGAAATTTCCGtcataatatagaaataattatgTCTTATaccaatttattttaaaaagtagatGAGAAATAGATTATATTTAGattgacttaaaaaataaaaaatcaaacttaaatGATTTTATCAATCACTTTCTAAAcactttttaacttatttttatcttttatcaatcactttcaaaagtaaaaaacggacttaaaaataagtttaatcaACTTTTAAGTTAATGTAAACACTACTAGTTTgtgtttaattaataatttaaattaaaaaaagttatatttaaataaaattaaagttacgcgtatattaataattttgtgtATTAATTATATCGTATTcgtataatttgtatataaaattagTATAGCTATAACAATTAATGTTGTATCTGTATTTAGTTAATACCCACCTACCACAAATCAATAATCCAACGACCCTCGAAATCAGTTTATTCTGaccaatatttattataaaatagtacttttaggaaaaaagaaacatattttaaaatgtattttacgtacaaatttagaataaataaatttttataaatgatttattatgcaTATGATTGtcgaaataaaatatcaaatatacttgtaataaaaaaaaatggaagaaattgcgtcaaattaaaagttgaaataaaaatatacgatattattcaaaaatatttatttttcttcaaaaaaaaattaaaatccttATCTTActgttcaaaataattttcgAATTGAAAGGTCAAAATCAAAAGCATATTTGACCAAATAATTTACAAATTTGGTCTATATTCACTATTCACAggctaaaataaatttatcattatctACTCGAGTAATATAAGAATTTAGGAAATTAATTAGAAGGtaattttatcttcttcttgtttaaaATGATGAGATATTTTTTGGCCTTAATAAGGATAAGATGGGCATGAACCCTATGGATCGTGGCGGAACTTGAACATCAATTTTGTAGACAAGTCATGTCATGTTCTTGTTTATAATTTTCTCACAACTTTTGCATGTCATTtggacatatatatacatagagaGCCactaatctttttcttttattttttttagtcgTGGTCTTATTTTTATCGTGACATCAATATCTCCAACTGATAAAGAGAGCGTTTAGGgttttaaaatagtaaattaaaaatatatcaaaatatgacGTGTTAGCATATAGAGTCGTTATATATGCTAGGAGATGaatattttatggaaaaaaacaTCTAGAAgcgtttttttataaatatttgctATAGTCAATGTTTAGGTGTGTTTTTCTTATAGTTGAATAAATAGTTCAGGTAGAAAACTCACATTTCCAAACATGTTTCTACTGTTTCGGATGGATATTGCGATGTTACTACTCTCAATTTTTGACCTTTTAACTCTTTCTCTCTATATGCTCATTTTTTGGGAAGAAGACTCTttaataattaagtatatagtcaataaaaaaaaatgttttcgataaatcattgaaattacatatttatgtgGTTATTGTTACTTTTGATGTTAATAATTACAAATGGGATCACTAAAGAATATATTGCAGTGGATAGAGGGTCATCTTAGTTAAAGATTTtgtgtttaaattttaaatatagtaATTATAATGCGGATATCAAACATTAGTTAGAGATGGAAAGAAACATATGGAAAACAAGGACCAAGGCTGCTGCTAGTTTACCAATCAAATTTCAAACAAGTGGTCCATAGTTTCCATACCCTTGTTAATTGTTTTGTTATATAAGGCCAAACTTGTTGCCCAACTtgccttgtttttttttttcttcttttttttcccctcTAAGCAAGAGCCCGTTTagattgttttaaaaaaatatatttttaagtcaaaaaacaaaaaatgtgaAGTGCATTGATAATTATATTTGGAGTCGTCATTTaacttttgtttatttatttattttgcaaaaaaaacacaaatggAATATAAGTTAAATAagtcaatcaaaatataaaatggataattgtatagaatgataaactaataatataaaataaatatagtagctatcatttgatttatttgtgtttcataGCAAACCGTTTGTCAGTCCGTCACTCCCTCatattctcgctcgccactctctctctctcgctcgtttccTTCGCTCGCCTCtatcgctttatacaatagaattatataaattgtgtttttaattgtataaagcgagataaaattgtatatacacattcaaatacatatatctccatcttatacacttataattatacaataaaagtacTTCTTGGTCcaagtttcttttgtctttctctctttcttgttttatacaaattcaaattgtatataattactctctttctcgttttatacaatttgattcaattgtatgttctcactttttaaaaaaatatatttttataatcattaaattaaattataaattataatttgaaaatattatcataaaaatcgaaaaacaatattacatgatgttaggcctcatttgtttgcactgaATGGGggtttgaatcttaatcattcagatttgCCTCATTATGTGTGTTTGTTTTTAAGAACTGAATCCTAATTATTCAGATTCAGTTCATTATGttcgtttgttttattttcttataagccTCTTAATGGGTCTGGATATATCTGAATGAATCAGATCTGTAACACTCAATACTATCTTAATTCAACTAAATCACAACAACTCATAAAAGtcgttttcttatttaattaatgttaattacatgcttatattataattttctttactcatattaatttaatatacatcttttactttcataagttaatcaatatatttgaattgataagcaCCCCCAAGATATAATATTTAGCACggtttcaaaaaataagaaagtatttGTTATTTAATCGATAACAATAATGACCGtctgttataaaataaaatatcttcttaaacaatatatttactactctatataaactattttacatTGCATTATATTATATTCTCAAAGTATTTGAGTGcaaaaaatagtcatattaatgatgtaacttgatgttaaattcttaaaagataaatcatattatCTTGTTATggtaaaaatgttcaaaatattattttatatggaaAAAAACTATTATACTGACAacgtttttataatattttgttgttaaaactaaataatttcATATGTGCGTTCAAATATTGAAAACTAGTCGTCCCAATAATTTCAGTGTTCAGATTCAAAGATAACATCTTAATATTTAGATGTTTATTCAGATTTACAGATCTAGATCTTaatgcacatcttaatatttagaTGTTTATTCAGATTTACAGATCTAGATCTTaatgcacatcttaatatttagatgtttattcagatttacacatctagatcttaatgcacatcttaatatttagaTGTTTATTCAGATTTACACATCTAATTCTTaatgcacatcttaatattcagatgtttaTTTACATTCAGATGTCTTAATCTTAGtggaaacaaatgaggccttaaTGTTACTACTCGttaatcaaatttataaataaaattatctttataatatttattaatttttttttcaagtaaaattaaaaatataaatatctcaATAGAAATAAACCtagttgttttgagtttggactctttttaattttagattttaatattatattatattttttaattaatctttATTGGCCTACGGGCCGGTCCTACCGATATTTCTCAAGACCCTCAAATCAGCATACTTATTCAGGCCGGActaaaaaactattttcttaAATGAGTTTCAAAAATCATGGCCTAACCCCATTAAATTCCAGGTTAGGCTAGACCAGCCCAACGGCCTAACCCATATTTTGACGGCTCTACGTAAAACCAATCAAATCTAACCCGTTAGTTTGATGGTTCAGCTATGACTCTTAAGGCCCATTTAAAAACGAAAGTTTTCAGCTAAAACTCATTTAGTCCACTAGATTTTATACAGTAGAAAATTGGAAACTTATTACTCATTTGTGATTGTTTTGAGATGGTTTTGGTAAATATTGTTATAAGCCTGATCATAGAAAATAATGTagtagttttataattttttgaagaattaaGGTTGAATTTAATAATTGACATATTTGACCTTGACATTTCAAAGTAAGTTTgtagtttatttgaaataatttgaatCAAATTTAAGTAAATTATGTTGCTGAGATTTTAAAACATCTCTGATAATTGTTAAGATTTGTAGCCACGTTCCTGATGATTACTGTAACTTTATGTTCATAAAGTCTCACTCATTCTCAAATAAAATATCTTACATCAACGTGAATTTTAATGCACAGTTGAAAGTATTTCACCTTTAACTAAAGGTCTCGGATTCAAGCCTTGGGTATGGAAGCGTCACCCTCAAATAAAGCCTTGCAATGcgcaatttaaatttaatcgagatccactaataataacaaaattgtAGAACTCTAAAGTAACGAAAAGAACAAAAAGTGTGGTTATAACTTTGTCATTCCCGTTTgtttaaatttgtatgattcCATcgtttaaatttgtatatttggGGTTAGCCTTTATTTTGCATTTGAAATCATATTCTTCCGTTTAGTTATTAATGATCAAttgatcattttattattatattctagatCTACAATgactcaaaaatattattaatgtaataaaatatgttatgttAGCTTCATTTTATGGAGATAAACTAATTTACATGGTTAAATGCCATACATGCCAAAACCAAATTGATATTTTCTATTGACATATATACTCCATTCGCTTGATTTTAGTTAATATGCCGTCTTtatcttatattatttatgatttattatatacTTTCGTTTATCTATTAATGAACGTATcactattaaattttaaagctaTATCGATCTGAAAATACTATCATAACAACATActtcaattaatttaataaaatatattcagaTTTCAAATCACTTGATTTTATATGAGATAAACTTATTTACGTAATATACGTGGAAATCAAATTGATATTCTAAATCGTTTCATATGTCTAATATAAGTTAATTTGTCCAATTTTAATTACCTCTCACAAGTctcaacaaaaaattagaacTTTAGATTAACATTAATTTGTATACAATAATGGTAATTTGTCATAATCAACCTCATATAACTAAACAAAACTCAAATAATTCACAATCATGTGGAAGACACACGTGCGACTCACACGCACAGCACGTGACAACTCAACAAATTTGAATTTGGACCTAAAGCGCTATCTCTTTCTCCAATTTCAATTTAGACAACACTTCCCGTTactcattttttttgaaacagcATACCGCCCCCCTTCTTCTCCCCCTCCCTCCCCCCACCCCTCTAACGAGCATTTCAAATCTCTCTCATCTCAGGTACAAATTCACCGTGTTGATCTTCCGACTTCGATTCGTTTCACCGGAGATCGAATCTCTCATCGGAAAGTTCTGTACAAATTACTGGCTGTGTTCACtaggtaagtttttttttttttttgctgttTGTGTAGATGTATGAAGGGAGGATTTGGTTAACTTTGTTGTTGATGAGGAAGTATGGTTATTGTTGGAGCTTTAATTAATACTCGATAGTTTGAGCGGCTTCATTTTTGCCGGAGGTTGAATCTGGGGTTTTTAGCGTTTTTTTGTGCTGATTGCTCATTGTGTTTACGAGTTGAGATTGTGATTAGTGTAGGATTTGGTTTGTTTTTGTGTATTTGGCGATTTTATAGTAGGAAAATGGTGGATGAGGTGTTTGGAGCCCTAGCTATGGAAATGAGGGTTGTGTAGCAATCGAGCTTGACTTTCTGCTTCATTTCCTCATTTCAAATATCGGTTTCCTTTTTTCGAGATTGGATATCTAATTGAGTTATATTCGTAATTTTTTAGTTCAAATTTGTCATTGTTTGATGCATTGAGGTAGAATTTTGGTTGTATACtgtattttttgtgattttgataGCAAAATGTGGTTTGAAACCTcaattggaaatttgattgttacagttagtttttttcttttggaggAGCTTGGTTTTGGCTGATTTTTATTAGGTGGTCCGAGCTGGATTTTCTGATTCATTCAGTATATCTATATTGTGAACTGCTTCATTATGCTAGAGATTGAATTGAACATTTGTGCTCATTGTTGATTGTATTTATGAGTTCAAATTTGTTATTGTCTTGATGATTGAGGTTGAGTCTTGTTACTTTTTTGTAATCTTCGGTGATTTGTCTGTGCATAGATGGGAAATGTGGTTTGATAACCCCAACAGAACCTTCGACGGTTTCAATTGGTAATTTTCTCGGAGGAGGTGTTGTTTTGCTACTATTCATTGTGTGGTCTGATTTAAGTTAGGTTTCTAGGATTGACATTGAGCGGCAATGGAGACTTCCGAGGCGAAAGACACGTCACAGTGTGTGAGAGTTGCTGTGAACATTAGACCGCTAGTTACTTCTGAGCTTCTCATTGGATGCACTGATTGTGTCACAGTAGTTCCCGGAGAACCACAGGTGCTCTTACTTTATTGATTTTAACTGGTATTCTTTTGTATAGTACcgtttttatgtttttagttGTTATTTGCTCCGGTGagcatttttaattttaaataattgctTTTCTAGCATTTGCAAAAGTTTTAGTAGTTCAGTGTTGAATTCTTAGTAAATTTTATTGTGCCGTATTGTGGATAAATGAAGTCCAACTATCATTTTATCACAACAGATGTATGATCTCTACACTGATTTGGCTTTTGTTGATGTTCTTGACCACAAACAGGTGCAAATTGGATCACATGTCTTCACATTTGATTATGTATTTGGGAGTGGAGGCTATGCTTCCTCACGTATATTTGATGAATGTGTTGCACCTCTTGTGGATGCATTGTTCCAAGGTTACAATGGGACTGTGCTTGCGTACGGTCAGGTAAGGTGCCAGTATTTTTGCTCAtttcttgttcattttttaaGGTCTAATTTGCTtgaattttttctgtttttacGTAGCTCTATTTCATCTTGTTCATGTCCTTGAATTGAATGCACCATTTTGACATGAAAGACTAACTATATACATTCTGCAATAATGTGCGTGTTGAAGACGGGCTCTGGGAAAACATATACAATGGGCACTAATTATAATGGTGAAGAGCAAACTGGTGGAGTGATCCCAATGGTTATGAATACTATATTCTCAAGAGCAGAGGCAATGAAGGAGTCAACAGAACTTTTGATCAGGGTATCCTTCATTGAGGTATGGAAAGAAAACTCTGGTATTTCATTCAATATATGTCCTTGCAAGGTAAAAATGATATGCCGTGTTTATCTGTCAACATTTTATTCTTGTAGATTTTTAAAGAAGAAGTGTTTGATTTGTTGGATCAAAATGCAATAGCCTTTAGCAAAACTGACGGGGCAGCAAAGCCTACAGGGGGGCCTGCTAGGGTTCCCATTCAAATAAGGGAAACTGTTCACGGAGGAATTACTCTGGCAGGTGTCACAGAGGCAGAAGTAAGGACAAAAGAAGAGATGGCGTGCTTCCTGTTGCGAGGATCAGTGGCACGAGCCACTGGAAGCACAAAGATGAATAGTCAGTCAAGGTATATACATCACCTCATGAATGACTGTTTATTTTGAGTAGACCTTACTTAAGTTTCTTATATAACAAATTTTGGTTCTAGTTGTGGAGTAACCTATTTTCTATTTATGTCAACAGTCGATCACATGCCATTTTTACCATATCATTAGAACAAAAGAAATCATCCAATTGCTCTACTGGATCAACaaatgatgatggtgatgacaTCTTATGTGCCAAGCTTCATTTGGTTGACCTTGCTGGTTCAGAGCGAGCAAAGCGAACTGGAGCTGATGAAATGCGTTTACGAGAGGGTAATGACAGTTATATTTTTGGAAATACGACTGtactatgtatttattttgtgaagCTACTGTTTTAGTTGAGACATCACCGACTGGATGGATAATCTCTCCTACTCCTAGCTACTAAACATAAAATATGCATATCCAGTATTCATCGCTTGAGCATTCTGGTGTAGGCATTCATATCAACAAGGGATTGCTTGCTCTTGGCAATGTAATCAGTGCCCTTGGTGATGACAAGAAGCGGAAAGAAGGTGCCCACATCCCATACAGAGATAGCAAGCTAACACGTCTCTTACAGGTATGAATCTCTGTAGCATTCACTGGTTTCTGCTTTTAActtctttaatattaaataatacaaCCATCTGTAGTTGCTTTCTTCAATCGCTTTTATAATGTAATATACACTAAGCTGAATCACTTTTGGATACCATAAGTAAGTAATTAACTTACAATCTGCTCGTCTATTTGAAGACCAAAATCAATTGGAGAGTTGCATACAGAGCTCTGCAAGTTTTATCCTGAAGAGAAACCTAACGAAAGTAAAATAGCACAAGAATTCTAATTCTGACACTTTTGCATAGGAAAATTCTCCTTAAAACAGCAGCaatcaatatttaaataattgcTGGTTATTGGAAGTAAATATTCTGTCAAATTAATTTGTGCATACATTTGTTTCAGGACTCACTTGGAGGAAACAGCAAGACAGTTATGATTGGTATTTATTCTATTTACCATTAAAAGCAGTAAAAGTCTCTATTTCTGTTACCACAAGTATGTTGTTCTTACTCTACTTAAATGAATGCAGCTTGTGTCAGTCCTGCTGACACCAATGCAGAGGAAACCTTAAATACTTTGAAGTACGCAAATCGCGCTCGCAACATTCAGAACAAAGCTATTGTAAGTACAAATTTTCCTAGCAAGATCAACATGagtttcatttttgtttttaaaccTATCCTTTTTCGCAGGTCAACCGTGACCCAGTGGCAGCCCAAATGCAAAGAATGAGGAGTCAAATTGAGCAGTTACAAGCTGAGCTTCTTTATGTTCGTGGAGATTCTGGAGCGCCATTTGAGGAACTTCAGGTACAATATTCTCCTAGTGATTAAGGGTGTGCTTGTTatggaggaaaatattttctaattttaccTAATGATCGCTTGGTCAGGTCAACTTTTTTCCTAGGAAAACAAGTTccttaaaaatgaataaaatgactTCTATGGTGGAAGTAGGGAAAACAAGTTCCACAAGTGGCATTCCGCACTGACTATTTCCTCCTTCCAACACACCTCATTCTCAACCCCACCCCTGTAACCCTCATCCCCACCACCCTACCTCCTACATCCACCTGTCATAGTATTTGTCTAGATTATATAACCCActtattttccttcataccgaACATACCTAAAGGACCGGAATTTTCAGCTTTTCTAGGACTATTTGTGCATATAGGAGACAAGTATTACTATTCTTGAGGGTCTACATTACTATCTATCTGTACCAATCCATGATATGTTGGAACATGTTTAAGGATCCTGGATGAATGTGCttgaaaagatatttttgacACATCAGTACTATCCCTTGATTGTTGAGTTTCCATGTTTGTCGGGCAGATTCTTAAGAGCAAGATTTCTTTGCTTGAAGCAAGCAATGCAGAGCTACAGAAGGAGGTAAAAGAACATCGGATTCACTGCGAACAATTAACACAAAGTGCTATTGATGCCCAGGTTTGTTCACCTATtgttagtgattttttttttaaaattaattgtaaAATGACATGATTCTGGAAATATCTTATAAGAATATAATATGACAGGTCGAAAGGGATAGACTAATCTTGAAGATTGAATCTTCTAAAAATGGTAGACCTTGGAATGAGATAGACAACTCTGATCAGGTTTGACTCAATTACTACTGATGCTTATTTCACATTATTACTAAACTAGCAGAATTGCTGATCTGGTTCTGGAGATCCCTTTCTCCTAGGATTTGGATTTGGTGAAGAAGTATGTAAGCAAAATTCAAGAACTAGAAGCAGAGTTGCTTCACTCACAAAGCTCCAGTAATTCAAAGCATGGTGAACCTGTTGATTATCTTGGGTTAGACTATTCAGAGGATTCTGACATCAAAAGTGTAGATACAAATGGTAAGCAGTTATTAAATAGTGCATGACGGGCAAATAAACATTTGATATAGCTGCTGTTTAGTGGGTGGTCTGGGTTGTCCCTTTTATTCATATCTTTATCTTGTTTTATTCCAGTAGTAATCATGTTGTCCAAGTCCTATCAGGTAACTAATCTGATGCGAACTTTCTCTGTAAAGGTGAGGCTGAAGTGGAGGAGAAAGAACTTGAACACTCTTCTCTTCAAGAAAAATTGGATATGGAGCTTAAGGAGTTAGACAAAAAACTCGAACAGAAGGAGGTAACTTCGGCGAATTCTGATGCTATTTTATAAAAGTAGTTTATGGAAATTCAGTTAGGGAgcagaaattaaatttttgctCTTCTATTGTTGACTCCTTGTTTAAGTTATTGCAAGAGAACCAAACTGCCTAATCTTATAACTTTGGGAGACTTCTGGGACTTGAGAGAGAGATCTACTTAAAAGGGTGTAGGCTGGAGAGATCTCTTAACGACTCAGCTGTTTCGACAGAACAATGAGAGTCACCTGAGTAGTACAATAGATAGATATGTTCTCTTTAAGGGGAAAGGCTATCGGATACATTCTATATGTGCCTTTTGTCTGATGACCTACTGTGCTTGACTATGTTGTCAAACTGCCCAATCTAATAACATCAAGATGATGCTTGTCTTTCTTATTATCATTGAAATGGGTGTTACCTTTAAGAATAGGGTGAAGGACTAGACGCCTCACTCCTTGGTACTTATGTTTAAAGCGTTAGACATCATGAAAGAGGGAACAAAGACCATAAAGCGGAGATTGCTTTATGCATTTACTATTAAGTTTTGCAAGTTTTTTGTtccttgaaattttctttttgaggtAACTCTTGGATTTAGTTTGTTACAGTGTGAACAACAATATCAAAAAAATGTATTCACAATTAGTTATTGTTGCTTAATATTCTTTTCACTTTTCTCTCCTGACTTCATGTCTCATTATTAAAGGCTGAAATGAAGAGGTTTGCAACAGTTGATACCTCAGTATTAAAGCAACATTATGAGAAAAAGGTCCATGAGCTGGAACTGGAAAAGAAAGCTCTGCAGGTAAGTAATATTCTCTATCTGCTGACACTGATGGTTTATTCATGATTGTCCTTTTCTTATTATTGATTTTGCACTGGTGCAGAAAGAAATTGAATCACTTCACCGCAACCTTTCTAACATTTCCTCAAATTCTGATGAAAGTGCTCAAAAATTGAAGGAAGATTATCTTCAGAAATTAAATCTTCTAGAATCACAGGTAGGCTTCTTAAATGTATGCAATGATCAGCCAAGATTATCCTCTTGAACTCAATCATTCCCCAGCCACCTGTGAGGAAAAAAGCATAAACTATACAAAGAAAAACACTTGCCTCATATAATTCATTGCATGTGCAGGTTGCTGTGTTGAAGAAAAAACAGGATGCTCAATCTCAGCTTTTGAGACAAAAACAGAAGAGCGATGATGCAGCAAAACGTCTTCAGGATGAAATCCACAGAATTAAGACACAGAAGgtactaattattatatatgtcaGGCACTTTTGATTGTGAAAGAGTTTCCTTTCATGCAGTTGATTCATTTTTCTGTATCTAGGTTCAATTACAACAAAAGATGAAACAAGAATCTGAGCAGTTCAGGTTGTGGAAAGCTTCAAGGGAAAAGGAAGTTCTTCAggtattgttaattttatttgagtCTTAGTTCACTGTCTTGTGTATGACACTTGCATTCATGTTTAGTTGGGATCCTAAATTTTCAATCTTCCCATGAAAATTCAGGACAGATCtgtcataaataaaatttgttccTGCAGTTGAATCCCCCCGCCCTCACTCTCTCTCTGTGCGTGCGTGCACGCACCAAGTCTCGCTTATGGTTTATCCCTATTTTGTTCAAATGATCTAATGAGAgtatttctcttttaattattaaCGTGCAATGACTTTTTTCATTTGACTTTGCCTGTTTttgtctatttattttttcttttctaaatgaCAAtgctttttcattttcttgatttatatatatatatatatatatatatatatatatttttttttttttttttttttttttgtgactAACTCTGTGTCATGTGTTGTCTCAACAGCTTAAGAAGGAAGGAAGAAGGAATGAGTATGAGATGCATAAGCTGTTGGCACTGAACCAGAGGCAAAAGATGGTAAAGAAATAGCTTGTTAACCATTCTGCTATTAAAGTGTCAGGTGGTTTACCTTAAATGGTATACAGGTGTTGCAGCGGAAAACTGAAGAAGCCACTATGGCCACTAAACGACTTAAGGAGTTGTTAGAGTCTCGCAAAACATCACGTGATAATGCAGGCTCTGGAAGTACTAGTGCTGCAGGATTTCAGGTATCAGTGCCAAGAATGGGTTATTTTTGCATTTGTTTTTCATCAGAAAAAATGTGTCTTGTGTAGTTTACCTCTAAATTTCCTTCAACAGAGAGATTACAAGACCATTCTTCTTGTTCATAGAATGTATCATCAAGATCTTTGGGAACATTAATTTTCGAACCCAGTTAATTATCTGTTTTGCCATACAGGCATTGATGCAAGCAATCGAACATGAACTTGAAGTTACTGTCCGGGTGCATGAAGTGCGGTCAGAATATGAGCGCCAGATGCAGGAGTAAGTTCGTCAATTCATTATGATTGGATGAAC
This genomic window contains:
- the LOC101246423 gene encoding kinesin-like protein KIN-4C; protein product: METSEAKDTSQCVRVAVNIRPLVTSELLIGCTDCVTVVPGEPQVQIGSHVFTFDYVFGSGGYASSRIFDECVAPLVDALFQGYNGTVLAYGQTGSGKTYTMGTNYNGEEQTGGVIPMVMNTIFSRAEAMKESTELLIRVSFIEIFKEEVFDLLDQNAIAFSKTDGAAKPTGGPARVPIQIRETVHGGITLAGVTEAEVRTKEEMACFLLRGSVARATGSTKMNSQSSRSHAIFTISLEQKKSSNCSTGSTNDDGDDILCAKLHLVDLAGSERAKRTGADEMRLREGIHINKGLLALGNVISALGDDKKRKEGAHIPYRDSKLTRLLQDSLGGNSKTVMIACVSPADTNAEETLNTLKYANRARNIQNKAIVNRDPVAAQMQRMRSQIEQLQAELLYVRGDSGAPFEELQILKSKISLLEASNAELQKEVKEHRIHCEQLTQSAIDAQVERDRLILKIESSKNGRPWNEIDNSDQDLDLVKKYVSKIQELEAELLHSQSSSNSKHGEPVDYLGLDYSEDSDIKSVDTNGEAEVEEKELEHSSLQEKLDMELKELDKKLEQKEAEMKRFATVDTSVLKQHYEKKVHELELEKKALQKEIESLHRNLSNISSNSDESAQKLKEDYLQKLNLLESQVAVLKKKQDAQSQLLRQKQKSDDAAKRLQDEIHRIKTQKVQLQQKMKQESEQFRLWKASREKEVLQLKKEGRRNEYEMHKLLALNQRQKMVLQRKTEEATMATKRLKELLESRKTSRDNAGSGSTSAAGFQALMQAIEHELEVTVRVHEVRSEYERQMQERAKMANEVAELKLKTLSDFPQKMSPGARNSRIFALENMLATSSSTLVSMASQLSEAEERERAFSGRGRWNQVRSLADAKNIMNFLLNLASSSRCQLRDREVECREKDAEIRELKEKLVNFVRQIELQKSELRQLESQNSELIQQEKLMKLALEHPIERTNNSGSNEIRSSTDGHDYDLRQKGNRSSLIYGGRLNKLELEEDMDISDSDHSDHSDTDYGSSGCSCGKRSSCLTNKCLCRYTNGSCGPSCGCNPKKCSNRESSTKNQLPSLDVLGDEGTDEAESSKTLVSQGAMLLQNALSEKPIQSKDEGETKRKPLSDIGNTRAKSNAPKPNQRKQWRKSTIQLVPTTPMTQASNAEAPTKTSQSVNADDASVKTENKVGEIDTPALKLPRAMRSASTNGNNTLRERNSETYDSVVDLAIPPAPKSPLRKTKVKEEKEN